From Streptomyces sp. 6-11-2, one genomic window encodes:
- a CDS encoding ABC transporter ATP-binding protein/permease has translation MPSLLGAAAGYRSVDLDVRPRSVIPGRQRWDVKLVLGRPQRAEVLAATLRRLPGITEAEASPITGGVLVRHDARVKAADVGRLVRKAVTLVVEGPAGAGRPSTAPPAAEPAPLADPGVVRPVLAVGGGVAAGIALLRGSALSKQLVALGGVAAATAAVVRKAWRRTLDATQDLPGTGAEQHPLLEIVGPHRRRLYRASALSVACQVSEMALGTFLGWTALVLIKGEAAPLVRFGLTTASAQLWGLAGLVAVACAAVAGLSYSSNLQWRQLGQDIEHDWRNRTYAHVQHLELRHLEGERTTRIAGALTDDVRQLGTFFATSANDLLQLGTSLALLVPLFLLLAPQIAWVAFLPIPVIAWLSVHYQDKVTADYAVSGEHRARLHSQLVNTLQAGATVKSFCTEDYEAERIDRLSGEAQESNQQTDRSTIRHTEIVRICTTGSMAGTLLIGGRSVLDGSLPFEVFSPLIGLPQMVLLRMNRLGGIVDQYQRTITAYDRVQRLRTLPAETDGTGGPLDVEEVRGEIVLDDVTFAYPGRPPALEDLSLTIPAGQVTALVGATGSGKTTIAKLLMRFHDAEIGSVLLDGRDVRDLPRHDLRHAIGFVAQDPFLFDGTIADNIRYGSFGASDDAVVEAATKAEAHSFVATLPDGYDTVIGERGAALSGGQRQRIALARAILKDAPVVILDEATSAVDNETEAAIQRTLRVIAAGRTMVIIAHRLSTVRHADRIYVMDKGGILAEQGTHDELLAQHGLYASLWQLQSGELAA, from the coding sequence ATGCCATCTCTGCTGGGTGCCGCAGCCGGATATCGCTCCGTGGATTTGGACGTACGCCCGCGTTCGGTCATTCCGGGCCGCCAGCGCTGGGACGTCAAGCTGGTTCTCGGGCGGCCTCAGAGGGCCGAAGTCCTCGCCGCGACCCTGCGACGCCTTCCCGGCATCACCGAGGCAGAGGCCAGCCCGATCACCGGCGGGGTCCTCGTCCGGCACGACGCGCGGGTGAAGGCCGCGGACGTCGGCCGGCTCGTCCGCAAAGCCGTCACCCTGGTTGTCGAGGGCCCGGCCGGAGCGGGGCGTCCGTCCACGGCGCCACCCGCCGCCGAGCCGGCCCCGCTCGCGGATCCCGGCGTTGTGCGCCCCGTGCTCGCCGTCGGAGGTGGGGTGGCGGCCGGCATCGCCCTGCTCCGCGGGTCGGCGCTGAGCAAGCAGCTGGTGGCCCTGGGCGGAGTGGCGGCGGCGACCGCGGCCGTCGTCCGGAAGGCCTGGCGCAGAACGCTCGACGCGACCCAGGACCTGCCCGGAACGGGAGCGGAGCAGCACCCCCTGCTGGAGATCGTCGGACCGCACCGCAGGCGTCTCTACCGCGCCTCCGCGCTGTCGGTCGCCTGCCAGGTCTCGGAGATGGCGCTCGGCACCTTCCTCGGCTGGACCGCGCTGGTCCTCATCAAGGGCGAGGCCGCTCCGCTCGTCCGCTTCGGTCTGACCACCGCGTCCGCTCAACTCTGGGGACTGGCAGGGCTGGTGGCTGTCGCCTGTGCCGCCGTGGCGGGCCTCTCGTACTCCTCGAACCTCCAGTGGCGCCAACTCGGCCAGGACATCGAGCACGACTGGCGCAACCGGACGTACGCCCATGTGCAGCACCTCGAACTGCGGCACCTGGAAGGCGAGCGGACCACCCGGATCGCCGGCGCGCTCACCGACGACGTCCGCCAGCTGGGCACCTTCTTCGCCACCTCGGCCAACGACCTGCTGCAACTGGGCACCAGCCTGGCCCTCCTGGTGCCGCTGTTCCTGCTGCTGGCACCGCAGATCGCCTGGGTCGCGTTCCTGCCCATCCCGGTCATCGCCTGGCTGTCGGTCCACTACCAGGACAAGGTCACGGCCGACTACGCCGTCTCCGGTGAACACCGCGCCAGGCTGCACAGCCAGTTGGTGAACACGCTGCAGGCCGGCGCCACCGTCAAGAGCTTCTGCACCGAGGACTACGAGGCCGAGCGCATCGACCGGCTGAGCGGAGAGGCTCAGGAGAGCAACCAGCAGACCGACCGGAGCACGATTCGCCACACCGAGATCGTCCGGATCTGCACGACCGGCTCGATGGCCGGAACCCTGCTGATCGGCGGCCGGTCGGTGCTCGACGGCAGCCTGCCGTTCGAGGTGTTCAGCCCGCTGATCGGGCTGCCCCAGATGGTGCTGCTGCGGATGAACCGGCTCGGCGGCATCGTCGACCAGTACCAGCGCACGATCACCGCCTACGACCGGGTCCAGCGGCTGCGCACCCTGCCCGCCGAGACCGACGGTACCGGCGGACCGCTCGACGTCGAGGAGGTGCGCGGGGAGATCGTCCTCGACGACGTGACCTTCGCCTACCCCGGTCGGCCGCCGGCGCTGGAGGACCTCTCGCTGACCATCCCAGCCGGGCAGGTCACCGCCCTCGTCGGCGCCACCGGCTCCGGCAAGACGACGATCGCCAAGCTGCTGATGCGATTCCATGACGCGGAGATCGGCAGCGTGCTGCTCGACGGGCGGGACGTGCGCGACCTGCCGCGGCACGATCTGCGCCACGCGATCGGGTTCGTCGCCCAGGATCCCTTCCTCTTCGACGGCACCATCGCCGACAACATCCGCTACGGCAGCTTCGGCGCCTCGGACGACGCCGTGGTCGAGGCGGCCACGAAGGCCGAGGCACACTCCTTCGTCGCGACATTGCCGGACGGCTACGACACGGTGATCGGCGAACGCGGCGCCGCACTCTCGGGTGGGCAGCGGCAGCGGATCGCGCTGGCGCGCGCGATCCTCAAGGACGCGCCGGTCGTGATCCTCGACGAAGCCACCTCCGCCGTGGACAACGAGACCGAGGCCGCCATCCAGCGCACGCTCCGCGTCATCGCCGCCGGCCGGACCATGGTGATCATCGCCCACCGGCTCTCCACGGTCCGCCACGCCGACCGGATCTACGTCATGGACAAGGGCGGAATCTTGGCCGAGCAGGGCACCCACGACGAACTCCTCGCCCAGCACGGGCTCTACGCATCCCTCTGGCAACTCCAGTCCGGCGAACTCGCTGCCTGA